One stretch of Melospiza georgiana isolate bMelGeo1 chromosome 28, bMelGeo1.pri, whole genome shotgun sequence DNA includes these proteins:
- the LOC131094197 gene encoding 1-acyl-sn-glycerol-3-phosphate acyltransferase alpha-like produces MDLLLLQGLLLLPLAALLLYRCSPHVQFLCKVAFFNCWIVALATLLSPLAAFRGRSVENMRLLRAALLPLKRFYGIRMRVRGSERLRLPGPFVIVCNHQASLDLMGMVEVIPERCVPIAKRELLYLGTVGWACWLSGIIFIERQRRDAAIEVITRTASTMRRENLRVWVFPEGTRNPGRSMLPFKRGAFHLAVQAQVPIVPIVISPYRDFFSPEEKRFTSGTCTIQVLPRVETCGLSPKDVPKLTESVQQAMAEALAEMSMSDHGEQDMEQPLLGPGENGDSPQGQGDTARRSK; encoded by the exons atggacctgctgctgctccaggggctgctgctcctgcccctggcagcgctgctgCTCTACAGGTGCAGCCCCCACGTCCAGTTCCTCTGCAAGGTGGCCTTCTTCAACTGCTGGATCGTGGCCTTggccaccctgctgtcccccctgGCTGCCTTCCGGGGACGCTCCGTGGAGAACATGAG GCTCCTGCGGGCGGCGCTCCTGCCCCTCAAGCGCTTCTACGGCATCAGGATGCGGGTGAGGGGCTCGGAGCGGCTGCGGCTGCCGGGTCCCTTCGTGATCGTCTGCAACCACCAGGCTTCCCTGGACCTCATGG GAATGGTGGAGGTGATTCCCGAGCGCTGCGTGCCCATCGCCAAGCGGGAGCTGCTCTACCTGGGCACggtgggctgggcctgctggcTCAGTGGCATCATCTTCATCGAGCGCCAGCGCAGGGACGCGGCCATCGAGGTCATCACCCGCACTGCCAGCACCATGAGGAGAGAGAAC ctccGTGTGTGGGTTTTCCCTGAAGGCACCAGGAACCCGGGCAGGTCCATGCTGCCCTTCAAGCGTGGCGCTTTCCACCTGGCCGTGCAGGCCCAG GTTCCCATTGTCCCCATCGTGATCTCCCCGTACAGGGACTTCTTCAGCCCCGAGGAGAAGAGATTCACCTCAG ggACCTGCACCATCCAAGTCCTTCCCAGGGTGGAAACGTGTGGCCTGAGCCCAAAGGATGTCCCCAAACTGACCGAGAGTGTCCAGCAGGCCATGGCCGAGGCCCTGGCCGAGATGTCCATGAGTGATCACGGGGAGCAGGACatggagcagcctctgctggggcCAGGGGAGAACGGGGACAGCCCTCAGGGCcagggggacacagccaggaggagcaaATAG